The proteins below are encoded in one region of Methylophilales bacterium:
- the ribD gene encoding bifunctional diaminohydroxyphosphoribosylaminopyrimidine deaminase/5-amino-6-(5-phosphoribosylamino)uracil reductase RibD translates to MALSLAEKGLGQTSPNPCVGAIVVKNDQVVGEGYHLKAGEHHAEVMAINEAGKLAQDADLYVTLEPCNHHGKTPPCAELIVKTGFRNVFIACQDPNPLVSGQGIKYLKSKNIEVEQGILEGEAVSLNKGFFKRIKEKKPFITIKVASSIDGNTSLKGGESKWITSEHAREDVQKLRANVCAILTGVGTANHDNPNLNVRNREPHKQPKRFILDSHLSIKPDLAILQQDNVYIVYGDDPDNNFDSLIKTKAKLVKIPLKNNQINLSSFVSHLEEYGINNLLVEAGPKLTASIIEAGYYDDLVIYIAPILLGSDANNLVKLTQIKNIKQKIQFSFEDIRQIGPDLRVTLKAKKNDLD, encoded by the coding sequence ATGGCACTTAGTCTTGCAGAAAAGGGGCTTGGGCAAACCTCCCCTAACCCTTGTGTAGGCGCAATTGTTGTCAAGAATGATCAAGTAGTTGGTGAAGGCTATCATCTTAAGGCAGGAGAGCATCATGCGGAGGTGATGGCTATCAATGAAGCTGGAAAGTTAGCTCAAGATGCTGATTTATACGTTACATTAGAACCTTGCAATCATCATGGAAAGACACCACCCTGTGCAGAGTTAATTGTAAAAACAGGATTCCGGAATGTTTTTATAGCCTGTCAGGATCCAAACCCACTTGTTTCGGGTCAAGGGATCAAATACTTAAAATCTAAGAATATTGAAGTAGAGCAAGGCATTCTTGAAGGGGAGGCAGTTAGTCTAAACAAAGGTTTTTTTAAACGAATTAAAGAAAAAAAACCATTTATCACGATTAAAGTAGCGAGCTCAATAGATGGCAACACAAGCCTTAAGGGTGGCGAGAGTAAGTGGATAACATCTGAGCATGCAAGAGAGGATGTCCAAAAACTGAGGGCAAATGTATGCGCAATATTAACAGGTGTTGGAACAGCCAATCATGATAATCCCAATTTAAATGTTAGGAATAGGGAGCCTCACAAGCAACCCAAAAGATTTATTTTAGATAGTCATCTCTCAATTAAACCCGACCTAGCGATATTGCAACAAGACAATGTTTACATAGTTTACGGCGATGATCCTGATAATAATTTTGATAGCTTAATTAAAACTAAAGCAAAATTAGTAAAAATCCCCCTCAAAAATAATCAAATAAATCTATCATCCTTCGTTTCTCACCTCGAGGAATATGGGATAAATAATTTGTTAGTGGAGGCAGGACCAAAGCTAACAGCATCTATAATTGAGGCAGGCTATTATGATGATTTAGTAATTTATATTGCCCCAATTCTTTTGGGATCTGATGCAAATAATCTGGTTAAATTAACCCAGATAAAAAATATTAAACAAAAAATACAGTTTTCTTTTGAAGATATTAGGCAAATAGGCCCTGACTTGAGGGTGACATTAAAGGCCAAAAAAAATGACCTTGATTGA
- the nrdR gene encoding transcriptional regulator NrdR → MKCPFCKAEDTQVIDSRVIRDGLSIRRRRTCSVCEKRFTTYEYIELSLPAVIKQDGKREDFVRDKLLHSFSRALHKRPVPIEFIDKAIEEIIAKIMSLGEREINSRDIGEEVMRALKKLDKVAYIRFASVYKSFSDPEDFNAAIKDLG, encoded by the coding sequence ATGAAGTGTCCTTTTTGCAAGGCCGAAGATACTCAGGTTATAGACTCTCGCGTAATTAGGGATGGCCTATCGATTAGACGAAGACGCACATGTTCTGTCTGTGAAAAAAGATTTACGACATATGAGTACATCGAATTATCATTACCAGCCGTAATTAAGCAAGATGGTAAGAGGGAAGACTTTGTTCGAGATAAACTGCTTCATTCTTTTTCTAGAGCCCTTCATAAAAGACCTGTCCCAATAGAATTTATTGATAAAGCAATTGAGGAAATCATTGCAAAAATTATGTCCCTGGGTGAAAGAGAAATAAACTCTCGAGACATTGGTGAGGAAGTAATGAGGGCCCTCAAAAAGCTTGATAAAGTAGCTTACATTAGGTTTGCATCAGTCTATAAAAGTTTTTCAGACCCCGAAGACTTTAATGCGGCAATCAAAGATCTTGGATAA
- a CDS encoding serine hydroxymethyltransferase — MFKRSDSLEKLDPAIWKQIVNENKRQEEHIELIASENYTLPAVMEAQGSQLTNKYAEGYIGKRFYGGCEYIDEVERIAIDRLKELYGAEYANVQPHSGSQANQAVYFSMLKPGDTIMGMNLGHGGHLTHGSPANLSGKLFNIVPYGLNEQEVIDYDEMERLAIESKPKLIIGGASAYSLKFDWERMSQIAKKVGALFMVDVAHYSGLVAGGAYPNPMPYADFVTSTTHKSLRGPRGGFILAKPEYEKIINSYVFPGLQGGPLMHVIAAKAVAFAEALKPEFKEYQKRVVKNAQSMVRALQDRGYRIVSGRTESHVFLIDLIPKNLTGKRADIVLGQAHITVNKNSIPNDPESPFVTSGIRIGSPAITSRGFMENEAALVGNFIADVLDDPDNAENIKSVKSRVSELTKKFPVYGI; from the coding sequence ATGTTTAAAAGATCAGACAGTTTAGAAAAATTAGACCCTGCAATTTGGAAGCAGATTGTTAATGAAAACAAGAGACAAGAGGAGCATATCGAACTGATTGCTTCGGAAAACTATACGCTGCCAGCTGTTATGGAGGCACAAGGTTCTCAGCTTACGAATAAATATGCAGAAGGGTATATAGGCAAGAGATTTTATGGTGGATGTGAGTATATTGACGAAGTTGAAAGGATAGCCATAGATAGATTAAAGGAGCTGTATGGCGCCGAGTATGCGAATGTTCAACCTCACTCGGGGAGTCAAGCCAATCAGGCAGTTTACTTCTCAATGCTCAAACCAGGGGATACTATAATGGGCATGAATCTTGGCCATGGGGGGCATCTTACACACGGCTCACCAGCTAATCTTTCTGGTAAATTATTTAACATAGTCCCTTATGGTTTAAATGAGCAAGAAGTAATCGATTATGATGAGATGGAGAGGCTCGCAATTGAATCAAAACCTAAATTAATTATTGGAGGCGCATCAGCATATTCGCTAAAATTTGACTGGGAAAGAATGAGCCAAATTGCAAAAAAAGTCGGCGCTCTGTTTATGGTGGATGTAGCTCACTATTCAGGTTTGGTGGCTGGTGGTGCCTATCCTAATCCAATGCCCTATGCAGATTTTGTTACCTCTACTACACATAAGTCCTTAAGGGGTCCGAGGGGTGGGTTTATTCTTGCGAAACCAGAGTATGAAAAAATAATAAATTCATATGTTTTCCCTGGGTTACAAGGTGGACCTTTAATGCATGTTATTGCAGCGAAAGCAGTAGCATTTGCAGAGGCACTTAAACCAGAGTTTAAAGAATACCAAAAACGGGTAGTTAAAAATGCGCAGTCAATGGTGAGGGCATTGCAGGATAGGGGGTATCGTATTGTATCTGGAAGAACAGAATCACATGTGTTTTTAATTGATTTAATTCCAAAGAACCTGACTGGCAAAAGAGCAGATATCGTTCTAGGTCAAGCACACATCACTGTCAATAAAAATTCAATCCCTAATGACCCTGAGAGCCCTTTTGTTACCTCTGGCATTCGTATTGGCTCACCTGCGATTACATCCAGAGGTTTTATGGAAAATGAAGCTGCTCTTGTAGGCAATTTTATTGCAGATGTTCTTGATGATCCTGATAATGCTGAAAATATTAAAAGTGTAAAATCCAGGGTAAGCGAGCTTACAAAGAAATTTCCTGTATACGGAATCTAA
- the iscX gene encoding Fe-S cluster assembly protein IscX, with protein MLWTDTLEIAEKLFDTYPDTDPKTIRFTDLRQWVLDLDGFDDDPNKCGERILEAIQLAWIDEYE; from the coding sequence ATGCTCTGGACCGACACACTAGAAATTGCAGAAAAACTTTTTGATACATATCCTGATACTGACCCCAAGACAATAAGGTTCACAGACCTAAGACAATGGGTATTAGATCTTGATGGCTTTGACGACGATCCAAACAAATGCGGAGAGCGAATCCTGGAGGCTATACAATTGGCTTGGATTGATGAATATGAGTAA